Below is a window of Nicotiana tabacum cultivar K326 chromosome 19, ASM71507v2, whole genome shotgun sequence DNA.
tctgttgatggtactgatatattgtctcttttcgtcttttttgttttcttgagctgagagtctatcggaaacaaccgcTCTACTCCATCGGGGTAGGGGTAGgatttgcgtatacactaccctcctcaaACCCCTCACCACCCCTCATccgtgggattttactgggttgttgttgttgtagtaggtTATTTACCTTCTTTCTAGGTTTTACGGTATTCATAGTTGTAACTAACATGATAATTCAAAAGATAGTTCCGTTAGCGTGTAAAAATTAAACACCTATCTGATAATTTTGTCCCTTTTTccttccattgtcattttatttttggtctTAAGCCCTGAAGGGGTGTACTAGGTTCTTCAATTTCATCTTCAGTCATCTGATTGTTTCCACAAGCATGCATGTCCAAGATGTTGTTATTGTGTAATAAGCTGGATGTCCTGATGTTCATAAGCTCTCATCTTGTTTTGTTCCATGAATTGTTGCATTTACTAAGTTtttacttttaaaagagaaacATATTTTCCATTCACATAAGCCTCTCTTTAACGTTAAGAGTGTCTTTTTACAGGTTGGTTATATTGCCCTCCATATGGTGATAACATAGGTTTTATTATCCCATCAAAAGTGCCTTTAAGTGAATCATTCGACAAGAACATCCCTCTTGGAGAAAGATACACCCCAAAAGAATTAATCGACAAGCAAAGATGTTTAGGAAGAGAAGTAAGTGGTGCTGTGACCAATATTTTCTTCTGGTTATCACATTTACTATTTGCTTAATCTCTTCCTCCCCACCCTTGCCACTTAAAATTAAGGTTAACTTGGTGATTATTATCTTGATACTATCCGTGCTGATTTAATTGATATATAATTGATATCTTTCTGCACCAATTTCTCTCCTTAATTGCCATCTGAAGAACCATTGCATTGTAGCTCTCTTTTCCGTCACTCCTATCTTGTACATTCTCCCAACATTGTTGTTTCTTGTTTTAGTCATGCTTTATTTAGTGGGCTTTTGTGTCTTGGTTAATTCCTGAGAAATTCCACCTGATTTTATTTTGATCTGCTTTGAGAAGTAAGTAAGTGTATGTCTGTATGTTTAATGTGTATACCTtctctttatttgttttttgttttttgggggCAGGAGTAGAGGGAGCTTACTATTTCCTATACGGATTGGCTGTAGTCTCATTTGACTTATCTATTGAAGTTAAGTAATTATCCAAATTCTTTATTAAACAGAATTATacgaagaaaacaagaaaaatctTTTCATCATTAAACATCCTTTTTATCAAAAAGTAAAACCTTTGGCTGGATCCAGTAATTTTTAAGGTCAAGTCTTGTGAGTTTTAAGTCCTGTGAGTTTTTATACTAGTATCATAAAAGGAGTTGGTTGTCGTATaagaaaagagtaaaagaaagaaattgaaagaaagttaTCTGCACGTATGAGGACCTGTGCTCTCATATACAACCAAAAGATTTGGTATCTAATGTCTCTGAGTATATAGGACAAGTAGATATGTGTTCAGTGTCGTCATTTAGAGAGAGATGTGGCTCAAAGATGGTGGCTGCTGAGACTCCTGCTTATTTAATAGTAGTTCTGGCAGTGAAGTACTGAAGCTAGAATATTAAGTGTTTGTGTGTGAGTTGATACCTTGTAGAAGTCTTACCTAAGATATGCATCTACATCAGATTTTATTTGTGTCATTGTCTGTTAATCTTGCTTACAGCTAATCTTCCTACTAGTTGGATTTTTAGCGTctgttcaatatatatatatatatataaaacatattATCCATGTCTTGCATTATATTTCATCTTATCTTTAGCCCAATAGCCATCATCCATGTCTTGCATTACTAACAATCAATTGCAGATAGGACTGGTGGTTGATTTAACAAACACTGACCGTTACTATCCAGAATCAGATTGGACCAGTCATGATATTAGACATGTTAAGGTAAATATGGGCAGTTTTATATATCTTTGATCTCATGGCTAACTGGCCAGTGATATGCTATGTTCGGTTTATCCAGATTCGATGCCCGGGACAGGACTCTGTACCTGATGCTGAATCTGTAGATAGATTTGTTTCTGAGGTAATTCTTCTTCTGCTGTCGCGTGCATGTCAGCTATCTTTTCATCATACTCTGCATATCTGGGAAGGGCGCCTATGGCAGTGTGATAATTACTTTTCACTTTGCTGAGTGTCTCATCTTCAGAACTTATATTTGATTGCAGATCGTGCAATTTACATGTCAAGAATCTCAAGCAAGCAAGTATGCTGTTGTCCACTGCACTCACGGTCACAACCGAACAGGATATATGATTGTACATTTTCTCGTACGTAATCAGTCAGTTAGTGTTAGTGAGGTTAGTgatctattctttttttttttttttattgttttattcTTCTTAGTATTCCAACATAATTTAGAATATATGTCTGTCTTATCTTCAGGCAATAGCAATATTTTCCCGAGCACGCCCTCCTGGAATTTACAGACAGAAGTATGTTGAAGCATTATATGACTTTTATTTGCAATCGAAGCCTGAACCTCTCGTTTGTCCCCAAACTCCAGAATGGAAGAGAGATGCTGATCAAGATAATGATGctgttgcttcttcttctgtAAGTAGCTCTTTTGAGATTATTTGGCGAACAATTGCCACTTTGATATATCAGAAAATTCTCACAGGTTCAACCCTGGAGCAATTAGTGCACTATTATTGAATTGGTGAAAGATCATGCATGAAGCAATTATTAGTTACTATGAGGAGCACTCTGATTATAGATGTGAATATTGTACTTAGATGCGTACCCCATCACAATCACACTGTATGAAGTTAATCACTGTGTGAAGTTACAAAGTCACATTGTTGGCCAGTGTGGCATATCAAACTCCACGAACCAATGAAGTTGGTTGTTTGAGTTTTTACTTGAGCCGTCTTTTCTAGTGCTGCAGGTTAACTAGGGAAGTGCCACATTTATTTTGCATTCACTTGCAGAGATTTGATTCACTTTTCATATTATACTACCGTTCTATAAGTTTGCTGATTACCAAAAGAACTGATTCCTTCGAATATTGCGGATTTTCTTTAAAGACAACAAGAAGTTGTTGACAGCAAGCTAGCATCACTATTTATCTTCACTCTATTTCTGCCAAGTCTAAAAGGAGCATGAACTGTATGCTTCCCAACATTTAGGATAGGGCTGTGAGAAATATAACACAAAAGGAAGAACTGAAGATTGTAGTTCTTGTTTATTCTCCCAAGCTATTGGGTGTTTAAATAGTAAATACACCTATTCTAAACTGGGAAAGAAATTAAGACAACTTACTTACAAGTAAATATCTTCCTAATTGGTTCTAACTAATATACACTATATTCTCAACAAAGGCTGTGTCATAATGGCACAAGTATCTCCACTGCTTAATTTGCTTAGGCAGATTATGGAGTAAAactttaattttggatttggtgGAAACCTAAAAGTTGCGATAAATTGTTGTAAAGCTGATGCTTCTTGAAAACAATCATGTCTTTGGTTTTGTGGCAACTTTTGTTGCTTCCTTGAAGAAAAATTGCTCTAGTAAGGATAATATCATTGACCTTGTAATGATGATTGTATGACTTGGATTGGTTTTCTCATTGTTCTGCTGATAGTACTCTTCTAGTTTGATCTGGTTAGCTATATATAAGCTGCCTATTGAACAGCACGCTATTTGCTCATCAATCAGGATTCATGTATGTACCTATTGTCTTCTTCCCTTTTTGTTCCTCATCTTTATTCAACATGCCAGAACCTCGTTATTGCAGGGGAATCTTACAAAAGCAGGAGCTATGTCAGATGCAGATTTTGGGGGCGAACCTATCCCATTTGCAGAGGTTCAGAGGATGAAGAACTTCTGCTATCAAGTGCTTAATTTGCATGTACAGGCTCCAGTTATGCAaaagttttatcatttttcacatcaCAACATGtgtattttactttcttttactgTATCTTATATGAATTGGAGATCTCTTGTTTACTCATACTCATGGAAGATTTGCTTGCAAGTAGCATTGTTTTTAATTTTGAATATTCTTCCAGATACTTACCCAAGTCCCAGATGAAACAAATTACGTATAGTTCCTGAATGATAGTCATGTTCTTGCTTTGCACGTACAAGTATTTTTCTGTTTGCTTTAGGTGCTTGCTATGTGCTTgatataatatttattattatttcttttgatttcttttggtaCATAACTAAATCTTTTGGTCCTTAGGCAAGGAGTAATACCCGAAGTCCAGGATCACACTCGGTCTCTCTCAACAGGTTGAACTATAAATTCTTCTTTTTGGATATATCTTTACACAGGCACTAATTTGgcaaaaaactctcttatacccgaCTTCTACAATATTTAGGCAATATTTTACACCAGCTTGAATGACCAAACATTGTATTCCAAAAAGATGCACGTGGTGCCAAAGATCTGAGTCTTCCATTGGCCGGAAGAGTGATCTTTAGCTGTTCTGTGTACGCTTAGGATTGGCAAGTAATTTCAGTTGCATGCGAGTTTCTCAAAAAATGTGCATGCTTTATATAATATTGAAGCATAGATCAGGGATTTTACTAATTGCACTTGGAAAGGGATATTTTGAGCATGGTTATGAtgctaattaagaattatttttcatgtttggttcttTGTTCTCATAatttatttaagattttaagtggCAAATGGTGGGTGTTGTAGTATTATAGTTTTGTCCTTTGGACATGATTAACATTTATTTCTTGTTaagaaattaattttcttttatgTATGAAGTATATTATTAGATTTCCAGGTTACTGGAAGCATACTTTTAGATATGTGTCAATGTATCTTGATTTCATTTTCTGGAACTTTGATGCTTTGCGTCAAATTGTAGGGACAAATTGCATCTTTTGAGCCAGCAACTCTACCATGTCACCTGGAGTGCTGAGGGGCCACGATACATGATGCTAATAGATAGAGAGGGTTGTTATTTGATTGATACACAGTTCTATTTCAGGAAGGTTCAGTTGCGGTTTCCTTGCAAATATATCTATCAGGTACTTCATCCATTAACGACCTCTTGTGCTTCATTGTGAGGGATACTGGTTCTGCAGCTTTACGATTTCGAGTCTTTTTCTGCTGTAGAAGATTCACGAATTTCCTGTCTGTTAGGGTAGAGCTGACGTTACTCATCGCTACACGTTACTTGATGGTGAAATGGTTACTGAGACTGAGCCAGAGACACAAGTGAAGAGGACTATTTACCTCATTTATGATATGATAGCAATTGATGAATCCTCTGTTTCAGAGGTATGTCTTCGTGTACATATTTATCGGCCAAAATGACTTGGACGAATCTTTTGCGATCTATGTTCTGCATATCTCTTATCGTACAAGTATGAGAGATGCAAATATGCATAGTACTGTGGCGACAATCAACTTCTCCAAAAGAGTGTAGAATATACTCCCTTTGCTTCAATATATGTGACGTAGTTTGACTCatcatggagtttaagaaaaaaagaaaacttttgaaacttgtggtcttaaacatgccataatatttgtgtggctataagacatttgaaacttgtggtcaTAAACATTCCATaacatttgtgtgattataaaagtttctcattaagggtaagtGGGTTAAAtagaaagtttaaagttaaattgtttccaaatacagaaatgtgtctttctttttggaACATACTAATAAGAAAagtcacataaattggaacgagGGAGTAGTTGCTTCTTAGGTTGTAATTTATCTGTTTTGAGAATGTCATAAGGACGATTAATCCTCAGACTTCTGCAGTCAATCATGTGTTCGAGAATACCGGTTCACTGGAGTAGTTTTTTGGTATTAGACATGTGGACTATTCTTTCACGGGCATTTTCATCTTTCTCTTCCATTATGTGACAGATTTGCTTTCTGTGGCAAGCACTGTATCGTTTTCTTTCAACAGTCAGCATTTTGGCATATAGTAAATTTTTAATTTGGTTGGGGTTTCATGAAAAGTTacttattttatgacttgtgcatCCAAATACTTTTGCAGCTACCTTTCCACCATAGGTTAATGCTAATTGAAGACGAGGTGATCCGACCCCGAAACTTCGAACGTGAATTCTTATTCACATGTGTAAATCCATACTACCAATATGACATGGAACCATTTGAAGTATGTATGATCTCAATAAAGGCTCTACATGTTAGTTTATGATCCCTTCTGTCCTGATGATTGTTTTGCACATGCCAGGTGAGGAGGAAGGATTTCTATTTGATGTCTGCAGCTTCTAAGCTGATCAAAGATATAACGCCAAGTCTTCCACATTCAACTGATGGTCTTATCTTTCAGGTGCTATGGGAGCTACTCGTATCTGCTTTAACATTAACAAGCAATTTTTCATATCAAGATCATTGAGATACAATTTAAATTATGATGTTCAGTACACCTACAAGAGCTTAAGGAAATTCTGGCCCAACCTTTATTAGTAGTGTCCTTAGTTTACCAAGCTTCTTTGTATCTCATTTAGATACCAATACATTTAAACTTGTGCTAGTGAAGTCTGCAATTTCATTCATCCTGGAATGGGGACAGTGAGAGACATAGGGACATAGATCAAGCTCGTCATTTGGCCTGGGAAGATCTGCTTACCTGCAGCATTTTGTTCCTTCAGCtaatttgatcaaatttaatGAATTGAATAGAGTTAATAACATTGTAGATCAAGCAATTTCATTAACAGAGATATAGCTCATTAGaactgctctctctctctctctctctatatatatatacaaacgtgTGTGTGTCAATTCAGATAGGGAtgctatttaaaataaattttcaagGACAGAAGCTGGAATACTTTTATGCAAAGAAGTTGAATTTGGATTACATGAAAATACTAAGGTagcaaagaaaagaagaggaaaaagagagaCCCGGTTGTGGTCTTTAATGAAATAATGAATGGAGAAATTGAAAGAGAATCAACATCTAAAGAAAGAATAGGAACATGATAGGATCCAGAGCTAAAGAAAAAGGACCAGAAGTAAAAGCAACACGAACATTCACACTATAATAGAGAAAATAAACAGAATATatgataaaagaaaagaaagaagaataaaCCTGAAGATGGAAAGCAAAATAAGCTTGGAACTTAGATTCAGTATCTTAATCCTAAAGTAAATATACtctgaaatttttaaaacaatttattcAGACCTAGCTTTTCCATTTAGACTAAAAAGAACATTTCTGGTAACAAAGTTCTGAATTGGTATCTGCTTCCTAATACCAAAAAGACACCTAAAAGTACCAGACTTTGCACTACTGAACCTTTCGATACTCTATCATTGCATGTTTACAATTTTCAGTTCATCTTACTGAAAAagtgaaagaaaatgaaattttgaaga
It encodes the following:
- the LOC107820538 gene encoding uncharacterized protein LOC107820538 isoform X2 — its product is MEVVEGEQLKKRKQFGEYSMHVSSSSTHNNWRSRYYKPRKFFDRYSLPSGWLYCPPYGDNIGFIIPSKVPLSESFDKNIPLGERYTPKELIDKQRCLGREIGLVVDLTNTDRYYPESDWTSHDIRHVKIRCPGQDSVPDAESVDRFVSEIVQFTCQESQASKYAVVHCTHGHNRTGYMIVHFLVRNQSVSVSEAIAIFSRARPPGIYRQKYVEALYDFYLQSKPEPLVCPQTPEWKRDADQDNDAVASSSGNLTKAGAMSDADFGGEPIPFAEVQRMKNFCYQVLNLHARSNTRSPGSHSVSLNRDKLHLLSQQLYHVTWSAEGPRYMMLIDREGCYLIDTQFYFRKVQLRFPCKYIYQGRADVTHRYTLLDGEMVTETEPETQVKRTIYLIYDMIAIDESSVSELPFHHRLMLIEDEVIRPRNFEREFLFTCVNPYYQYDMEPFEVRRKDFYLMSAASKLIKDITPSLPHSTDGLIFQAWNATYVPCEHDGRLKWKYPGKNTVDFLFEVGVDGSNLLYLQEHGNKKLIEGCRVMFKDGSDLSLYSGRIIECSWNAHENAWIFVRIQTDKSNPDHISVYEEAKHSIEGNLTEGILLDEIDKVAGLPIYTDWVKRHSGSSFRNVWRRH
- the LOC107820538 gene encoding uncharacterized protein LOC107820538 isoform X1, whose product is MEVVEGEQLKKRKQFGEYSMHVSSSSTHNNWRSRYYKPRKFFDRYSLPSGWLYCPPYGDNIGFIIPSKVPLSESFDKNIPLGERYTPKELIDKQRCLGREIGLVVDLTNTDRYYPESDWTSHDIRHVKIRCPGQDSVPDAESVDRFVSEIVQFTCQESQASKYAVVHCTHGHNRTGYMIVHFLVRNQSVSVSEAIAIFSRARPPGIYRQKYVEALYDFYLQSKPEPLVCPQTPEWKRDADQDNDAVASSSGNLTKAGAMSDADFGGEPIPFAEVQRMKNFCYQVLNLHVQAPARSNTRSPGSHSVSLNRDKLHLLSQQLYHVTWSAEGPRYMMLIDREGCYLIDTQFYFRKVQLRFPCKYIYQGRADVTHRYTLLDGEMVTETEPETQVKRTIYLIYDMIAIDESSVSELPFHHRLMLIEDEVIRPRNFEREFLFTCVNPYYQYDMEPFEVRRKDFYLMSAASKLIKDITPSLPHSTDGLIFQAWNATYVPCEHDGRLKWKYPGKNTVDFLFEVGVDGSNLLYLQEHGNKKLIEGCRVMFKDGSDLSLYSGRIIECSWNAHENAWIFVRIQTDKSNPDHISVYEEAKHSIEGNLTEGILLDEIDKVAGLPIYTDWVKRHSGSSFRNVWRRH